CGCTGCCGAGGCTCTGAAGAAAATTGAAAGCCAGAAATACAACCTCATCCTGGCGGATATCAAGATGCCGGGCATGAGTGGCGTGACATTATACAAGCGTATTCAAAAGATAGATAAATCGCTAGCCAGTAAAGTGGTCTTCATCACCGGCGATATTATGAGTGCCGATACCGAAAGGTTCCTCTCCGAGACCAAAGTTGCCCATATTGACAAGCCCTTTGATGCTGAGCAGCTAAGCAAAGAGGTGAAACGCGCTTTAACCCGAAGTCGGTAGAAGGTCACATCCCGTTGCACAGCAGTCTGATTTGTTGGTTCTTGCGTGTGCCACCAATTCCATGGCCACTGGTTCCGGGGATAGGTGAATTGTCAGCCGCC
The sequence above is a segment of the Chloroflexota bacterium genome. Coding sequences within it:
- a CDS encoding response regulator; its protein translation is AAEALKKIESQKYNLILADIKMPGMSGVTLYKRIQKIDKSLASKVVFITGDIMSADTERFLSETKVAHIDKPFDAEQLSKEVKRALTRSR